The DNA sequence CGCTTGACCACCCTGCGGCCCCGCGCCATCATGGCGCTCGTGTCGGAGCCACAGACGGTCAATCTATCGCTGCTACAGGCCACCATCCGGTCCGTCGCGCCTGCCATCCCGCACGCCGACAACCTGGGGAACAGTGATGACGCGCGCGACCTCTACTGGCTGATCGACTACCTGACCTTCGCCGTCGACCAGGCCTATCCGGCGTTGCCCTGCGCCCAGGGCTGCGCCGATTGCTGCCACAACCAGGTGTTCCGGGTCACCGAGGCCGAGTGGCGGGTGGCACGTCGGGGCCTGGCCGCCCTGCCGCGGGACGTGCGCCAGGGCATTTTCGCTTGCGCCGAGCAGCGCTACGGGCCCTTCCGCGCGGCCCTCGAGGCCCTGGCGCAGGCCTGGAGCGCGGGCGAACGCCCCGATCCCGCCTTGCACCAGCAGGCCCCCAAGACCTGTCCGGCGCTGGTGAACGAACGCTGTGCCATCTACGCCGAGCGCCCGGCCATCTGCCGCGCTTACGGCTATTTTTCGGCCACGGTCGAGGGACGCCCTTCCCTGCTGATCTGTCACCAGCGCGGACCGGACTGGGTGCGCGAGCTGGAGGAGGCCGGCCTGGGCGAGCTGGCCATGCCGAACTGGAACCCGGTGCAGCGCCAGCTGCACGCGCTCAGCCCGGGTGGCGCGATCAAGCCCCTGCCGCTCTGGCTGCTCGATGAGGCCGACCGCCTGCTGGCCGAGCCGGCCGGCGAGCCGGAGGAGGACCCCGCATGTTCTGTCTGAAGACCGAGACCGAGGCGCGCTGGCTCGAGGCCGTGCTGGCGGACGTGGACGCGCTGCTGGTGGACCACGCCTACTGCGAGAAGAAGGCGGCCGCCTCGGCCATGAGCCTGATCGCGCGCTATCCGGATGACCCCGTGCTGGTGCCGGCCATGCTCGAACTGGCGCACGAGGAACTGGAACACTTCGCCCTGCTCTGGCGCCTGCTGCAAGCCCGCGGCATCTCGCTGGGCGGGATGGACAAGGACCCCTACGTGACGGAACTGCTGCCCTTGATGCGCAAGGGCGATGCCACCGAACACCTGATCGACCGGTTGCTGGTCAGCAGCCTGATCGAGGCCCGCAGCGCCGAGCGCTTCTTCTTGCTGGCCGAGCACCTGCCGGACCCCGAGCTGCGGGCCATGTACAAGGACCTGGCGGCCACGGAGTCGCGTCACCACACGACCTTCGTGAACCTGGCCATGAATTATGCGCCGCGCGAGACGGTGCGCGAGCGGTTGGCTGCGCTGTCCCGGCAGGAGGCGGAGATTGTCGCCCGCCTGCCGGTGGCAGCGCGCATGCACTGACGGGGGTCAGGCGTGCAGGCGGAAGGTGAATTCGACCTCGACGGCCGCGCCGAGCGGTAGTTCGGCCACGCCCACGGCCGCCCGGGCGTGGCGGCCGGCCTCGCCGAAGACCTCGACCATGAAGTCCGAGGCGCCGTTCACGACCTTGGGCTGATCGGTGAAGCCCGCGGCACTGGCCACGAAGCCGCCGAGGCGCACCACCTGCGCCACCTGTGACCAGTCGCCCCCGATCACGCCATTGAGGGCGGCCAGCGCGTTGATGGCGCACTGCCGGGCCGCGGCGTAGCCGGCTTCGATCGTCACGTCGTCACCCAGCTTGCCGGTGCACGTGAGTTGTCCGTCTTTGAGCGGCAGCTGCCCGGAGACGATCACGGTGTCGCCGCAGCGGACCGCCGGCAGGTAGTTGGCCACGGCCTTGGGGGCCTCGGGCAGGTGGATTCCCAGCGTTTGCAGTTTTTCCAGCACGGGTGACATCGTCGTCCTCCTCAGGCAGTTCCAGACGGTTCATTTAAACGCGTGCCGGCGGGGACGTCCAGCCAGGCCGGCGGCGCGCCCCGTTGGCGCCTGCGGGCGCTTCGCCCGCAGGCTTAAGGCGATCGGCATGGCCATGGTATAAAGAGACGCACCGCCAAGCCTGTCGGAGGTTGTATGGCCGCTTCCCGTCTCATTCCTTTCCTGCTCAGCGCCAGCCTCGTGCTGGCGGCCGGCGCGGCGCGGCCGGTCGGGGCGGCGCCCGCTTCGGTTCCGGCCAAGCGGCCCTCGCCCTATCCCTCGCCGCTCAGCGGGGCGGTCCCGCAGGAGCTGGTGGAGGAGCTCGAAGAGGGCGCGCGCATCAACTGGACCACCGGGCAGCTGACCGTCAGCGGGCTGGGCGTGCCGGTGGATCGCGGCGCGGCCTCTTTCAAGCGGGCCTTATCGACCCGGGCTGCTCGGGCCGATGCCTTTCGTCGGCTGTCCGC is a window from the Candidatus Sericytochromatia bacterium genome containing:
- a CDS encoding YkgJ family cysteine cluster protein; translation: MVGTGGSFTKQVREGVVSAIAARAGRGDRLGSVYPARLTTLRPRAIMALVSEPQTVNLSLLQATIRSVAPAIPHADNLGNSDDARDLYWLIDYLTFAVDQAYPALPCAQGCADCCHNQVFRVTEAEWRVARRGLAALPRDVRQGIFACAEQRYGPFRAALEALAQAWSAGERPDPALHQQAPKTCPALVNERCAIYAERPAICRAYGYFSATVEGRPSLLICHQRGPDWVRELEEAGLGELAMPNWNPVQRQLHALSPGGAIKPLPLWLLDEADRLLAEPAGEPEEDPACSV
- a CDS encoding RidA family protein, with amino-acid sequence MSPVLEKLQTLGIHLPEAPKAVANYLPAVRCGDTVIVSGQLPLKDGQLTCTGKLGDDVTIEAGYAAARQCAINALAALNGVIGGDWSQVAQVVRLGGFVASAAGFTDQPKVVNGASDFMVEVFGEAGRHARAAVGVAELPLGAAVEVEFTFRLHA
- a CDS encoding tRNA-(ms[2]io[6]A)-hydroxylase, whose translation is MFCLKTETEARWLEAVLADVDALLVDHAYCEKKAAASAMSLIARYPDDPVLVPAMLELAHEELEHFALLWRLLQARGISLGGMDKDPYVTELLPLMRKGDATEHLIDRLLVSSLIEARSAERFFLLAEHLPDPELRAMYKDLAATESRHHTTFVNLAMNYAPRETVRERLAALSRQEAEIVARLPVAARMH